From the genome of Edaphobacter dinghuensis, one region includes:
- a CDS encoding heavy-metal-associated domain-containing protein codes for MKESMRLSIDGMHCEACVRRVTDVLKKVNGLHLNSVEVGSAHMTFDPEETAAESIVAAINSIGFHGHFDQ; via the coding sequence ATGAAGGAATCAATGAGGTTATCGATTGACGGAATGCATTGCGAAGCCTGTGTGCGCAGGGTGACGGATGTGCTTAAGAAGGTTAATGGGCTCCATCTGAATTCTGTTGAAGTAGGTTCAGCACACATGACATTTGATCCAGAGGAAACGGCTGCAGAGAGCATTGTTGCCGCCATAAACAGCATTGGTTTTCACGGGCATTTCGATCAGTAA
- a CDS encoding heavy metal translocating P-type ATPase: MALNDAKIENIVTSAEDSQSLDHVTLAISGMTCAACQSFIQRTLAAGAGVKDATVNLMLHNATVTFDPRMTSPPELVQAVQEIGYGAATPLLEESVLEEQERHDEQQALEYKQLRLKAAVSVAAGVISMVLSMPLMSMSHTQGMEHMNDPLMTWSIALLNPVLHRLLPWIYQIHGDTMRWLLFALALFIIVWAGRSFYVKAWSALRHKTTDMNTLVALGTGAAFLYSAASTIAPHFFIAHGISPDVYFEAVILIIGLVLTGNALEGRAKGQTTAALRKLVHLQPKTATLLVEGIETRVPLDSIHEGDLVLVRPGERVPTDGLVSSGKSSVDESMLTGESLPVEKVPQSRVIGGTLNQHGSFQYHATTLGASSALSQIVRLLREAQGARAPIQKIADRVSAIFVPTVLGIAVTTFFVWRVFASDAGMMQAFAAAVTVLVIACPCAMGLAVPTAVMVATGRGAALGILIKKGEALQFLKKVDTVALDKTGTITVGFPQVTDILLAKAESDRLDREEADNSEDRIISFAAALERASEHPLAEAIVRYAQGRQLGLALVEDFTSVPGLGVVGLVDGNAVLIGSLALMEKYSIDTTDLETKAAYFAEEGKTPLWLAIDGKLAGIIAVADTVKPTSADAIRQMRAEGLRVVMLTGDNERTANAIARRVGIDEVVAGVLPAGKVDTVRRLQREHRVVAMVGDGVNDAPALAQANVGLAMANGSDIAMEAGDVMLMRDDLTTVAMAISLSRSTMRIMYQNLFWAFIYNVIGIPLAAGALYPSFGLLLSPVLASAAMALSSFSVVANSLRLRHLRLDKGLV, encoded by the coding sequence ATGGCATTAAACGATGCAAAAATCGAAAACATCGTGACTTCTGCCGAAGATTCGCAGTCGCTCGATCACGTTACTCTTGCTATCTCCGGAATGACCTGTGCAGCATGCCAATCATTCATTCAGCGAACGCTTGCAGCCGGGGCAGGTGTAAAAGATGCGACTGTCAATCTTATGCTGCACAATGCGACCGTTACTTTTGATCCGAGAATGACCTCGCCTCCCGAACTAGTACAGGCTGTTCAGGAGATCGGTTACGGCGCGGCAACTCCGCTTCTGGAAGAGTCAGTGCTCGAGGAGCAGGAGCGCCACGACGAGCAGCAGGCGCTCGAATATAAGCAGCTTCGCCTGAAGGCTGCGGTAAGCGTGGCGGCTGGAGTTATATCGATGGTGTTGTCGATGCCATTGATGAGCATGAGTCATACGCAGGGGATGGAGCACATGAATGATCCCTTGATGACATGGAGCATCGCTCTGCTCAATCCAGTTCTGCATCGTCTACTGCCTTGGATATACCAGATTCACGGCGACACAATGCGCTGGCTTCTCTTTGCGCTTGCTCTATTCATCATTGTTTGGGCAGGCCGTAGCTTCTATGTCAAAGCCTGGTCGGCGTTGCGACATAAAACTACCGACATGAATACGCTTGTGGCTCTGGGAACTGGTGCAGCGTTTCTTTATTCTGCCGCAAGCACAATTGCACCTCATTTTTTTATAGCCCACGGCATCTCTCCTGACGTTTACTTTGAAGCGGTCATATTAATTATTGGGTTGGTGTTGACCGGCAATGCGCTTGAAGGCAGGGCAAAGGGGCAGACGACAGCAGCTTTGCGTAAGCTCGTACATCTGCAACCAAAGACTGCGACTTTATTGGTGGAAGGCATCGAGACAAGAGTTCCTCTTGACTCGATTCATGAGGGCGATCTCGTTCTGGTGCGTCCTGGAGAGCGAGTTCCTACTGACGGTTTAGTTTCTTCGGGAAAGAGCAGCGTGGACGAGTCCATGCTCACTGGCGAATCATTGCCTGTCGAGAAGGTTCCGCAATCTCGAGTCATAGGAGGCACTCTCAATCAGCATGGATCGTTTCAATATCACGCTACAACGCTAGGAGCGAGCAGCGCGCTGTCACAGATCGTGCGGTTGCTGCGTGAGGCTCAGGGAGCGCGAGCCCCCATTCAGAAGATCGCCGATCGTGTGAGCGCGATCTTTGTGCCAACAGTGCTCGGCATCGCTGTCACCACCTTTTTTGTGTGGAGAGTTTTTGCGTCAGATGCTGGAATGATGCAGGCTTTCGCGGCTGCGGTTACTGTCCTTGTAATTGCCTGCCCATGTGCTATGGGGCTGGCTGTCCCCACAGCCGTCATGGTAGCTACAGGGCGCGGAGCAGCTCTTGGCATCCTTATTAAAAAAGGAGAGGCCCTACAATTTTTGAAGAAAGTTGATACCGTCGCACTCGATAAGACTGGCACGATCACTGTTGGCTTCCCTCAGGTCACAGATATTCTGCTTGCAAAAGCAGAGAGCGACCGTCTTGATCGCGAGGAAGCAGATAACTCCGAGGATCGAATAATCAGCTTCGCTGCAGCCTTGGAACGCGCCAGTGAACATCCTCTGGCGGAAGCAATTGTGCGTTACGCCCAAGGACGTCAGCTGGGTCTTGCGCTGGTTGAAGACTTCACTTCAGTGCCGGGGCTCGGTGTTGTCGGACTAGTTGATGGAAACGCCGTGTTAATAGGCAGTCTGGCCTTAATGGAAAAGTACAGCATCGATACAACAGATTTAGAAACAAAAGCAGCGTACTTCGCCGAAGAGGGTAAGACACCGCTATGGCTCGCGATCGACGGCAAGCTGGCTGGTATTATTGCCGTCGCCGATACGGTAAAACCAACTTCTGCTGACGCTATTCGGCAAATGCGTGCGGAGGGGCTTCGAGTGGTCATGCTGACGGGAGACAACGAGCGTACGGCAAACGCCATCGCTCGCAGGGTCGGCATCGATGAGGTCGTTGCCGGAGTGCTTCCTGCAGGTAAGGTAGATACCGTTCGTCGCTTACAACGCGAACATCGTGTTGTGGCCATGGTTGGAGACGGCGTCAACGATGCGCCGGCATTAGCACAGGCCAATGTAGGGCTCGCCATGGCCAACGGCTCAGACATTGCGATGGAAGCGGGAGACGTAATGCTGATGCGTGACGACCTCACCACCGTGGCTATGGCGATCTCATTATCGCGTAGCACCATGCGCATCATGTACCAGAATCTATTCTGGGCCTTCATCTATAACGTTATTGGGATCCCACTCGCGGCAGGTGCACTCTATCCATCGTTTGGATTGTTGTTGAGTCCTGTTCTTGCAAGCGCTGCGATGGCTCTTAGTTCGTTTAGCGTAGTAGCGAATAGTTTGCGACTTCGACATCTGAGGTTAGACAAAGGACTGGTATGA
- a CDS encoding beta-L-arabinofuranosidase domain-containing protein — protein sequence MAIDAIQLFPASEKMYPGRDQYYAGEGFPLRFKIEAANDAEFSQPKMIADFTEVDFPDPKDHITQYAAHEMYGRYVRVTATKLRPVKIQPARESASFSTQPVDSKDLSLIIAKIGVLSGSRDVAVGCKAMADAEYGNTDELKQLTRPARQDGEEIRRDNPRAVTDSKTWQPPKLKALTPKSGVTLNGGIFERAMRNNIEYLLGSYSTDDLLRQFYERTGKIKNFKPTGSQIFWEEDLAGSNAGRFLMGAGNTVRWIDDPELQRRLSVVVDGIEECRQPNGYIMAYPEDTIFYSERAAYTRAWLTHGLLEAAYSGNTKALPMLRGYYDWFNQQAFLPDMLRGAIQGGQGMVANTRVGTSPVGKPADAQVIQRYYQEDAWLHGLAKREKEQVWQYPYDRPHCYLLTNLEAYLDMYLITGDQRYYDAVLGAWELYRSHWQQAGGSISIIEFEEDPPDSNYLRQHLGELCGSSFWVFLNQRFQQLHPDDERFATEIEKSIYNVGIANQDGGIGLRYHTILEGRKEKSTHQNTCCEGQGTRLLGSLPEHIYSISPDGLYLHLYEPSTIRWQQSNQPMQLTIETRFPMETKVLGTIMVKAPTQANLKIRVPSWAASAMHLSVNSNPAGVGEPGTYVALNRQWRDGDTIEFTLPATVQAKQYTGADQIDGQMRYSFEYGPILLAAVGSSRAGLSFDGDHSLEHIASQLETIEGSPLHFAVRGNPSVTFMPYWQISEEEFTCYPCVRSLA from the coding sequence ATGGCGATCGATGCTATCCAGCTATTCCCTGCCTCCGAAAAGATGTATCCGGGCCGCGATCAGTACTATGCCGGAGAGGGTTTTCCTCTGCGCTTCAAGATTGAGGCAGCGAACGATGCGGAGTTTAGCCAGCCAAAGATGATCGCCGACTTTACTGAGGTCGATTTTCCCGATCCGAAAGATCACATCACACAATACGCGGCGCATGAAATGTACGGCCGTTACGTGCGAGTGACCGCGACGAAGTTGCGCCCGGTAAAGATACAACCGGCGAGGGAGTCGGCATCCTTTAGCACCCAACCGGTGGACAGCAAAGATTTATCTCTGATAATTGCAAAGATCGGAGTATTGTCAGGCAGTCGTGACGTCGCCGTTGGCTGTAAAGCTATGGCCGATGCAGAGTACGGAAACACGGATGAGTTGAAACAACTGACACGTCCTGCCCGGCAGGACGGAGAAGAAATACGCCGTGATAATCCTCGCGCCGTAACCGATTCCAAAACATGGCAACCGCCAAAGCTCAAAGCGCTCACGCCAAAAAGCGGAGTAACGCTTAACGGCGGCATATTTGAGCGCGCAATGCGCAATAACATCGAATACTTATTGGGCTCTTATTCCACGGACGATCTTTTGCGCCAGTTCTATGAGCGAACGGGAAAGATCAAGAACTTCAAACCCACCGGTTCTCAAATCTTTTGGGAAGAGGATCTCGCCGGCTCCAACGCAGGCCGGTTTCTAATGGGTGCCGGAAATACAGTGCGCTGGATCGATGACCCTGAACTTCAACGCCGCCTGAGTGTGGTCGTCGATGGAATAGAGGAGTGCCGCCAGCCGAACGGCTACATCATGGCCTATCCGGAAGATACGATCTTCTACTCTGAGCGCGCGGCCTATACGCGAGCGTGGCTCACGCACGGCCTGCTGGAAGCCGCCTACAGCGGCAACACGAAAGCGTTGCCCATGCTGCGCGGCTACTACGATTGGTTTAATCAACAAGCATTTTTGCCGGACATGTTGCGGGGTGCGATCCAGGGCGGGCAAGGCATGGTCGCGAACACCCGGGTAGGAACGAGCCCAGTAGGCAAACCGGCCGATGCCCAGGTTATACAGCGTTACTATCAGGAAGATGCGTGGCTGCACGGCCTCGCGAAGCGGGAGAAAGAGCAGGTATGGCAGTATCCTTACGATCGACCACACTGCTATCTGCTGACTAATCTGGAAGCCTACCTTGACATGTATCTCATCACAGGAGACCAGCGCTACTACGATGCTGTTCTTGGTGCCTGGGAACTCTATCGCTCTCATTGGCAGCAAGCCGGCGGAAGTATCTCCATCATCGAATTTGAAGAAGACCCACCAGATAGCAATTATCTGAGGCAGCATTTAGGCGAACTGTGTGGCAGCAGCTTTTGGGTGTTTCTCAATCAGCGCTTTCAGCAGCTGCACCCTGACGATGAGAGGTTCGCGACAGAAATCGAAAAGTCTATCTACAACGTCGGAATCGCGAACCAGGATGGCGGGATTGGACTGCGTTACCACACGATCCTTGAAGGGAGAAAAGAGAAGTCTACGCATCAGAATACATGCTGCGAAGGGCAAGGAACGCGACTGCTCGGCTCGCTTCCGGAACATATTTATTCCATCTCTCCGGATGGGCTATATCTCCATCTCTACGAGCCCTCCACAATTCGCTGGCAACAGAGCAATCAGCCTATGCAGCTAACGATCGAGACCCGCTTTCCGATGGAGACCAAAGTTCTCGGCACAATAATGGTCAAAGCTCCCACACAGGCCAATCTGAAGATCCGAGTTCCCTCCTGGGCTGCCAGTGCAATGCATCTCTCGGTTAATAGCAACCCGGCCGGTGTAGGCGAACCAGGAACTTACGTCGCGCTCAACCGCCAGTGGCGTGACGGTGACACCATCGAGTTCACACTTCCGGCAACAGTTCAGGCCAAGCAGTACACTGGCGCGGACCAGATCGACGGTCAGATGAGATATTCCTTCGAATATGGTCCTATTCTGCTTGCGGCCGTGGGCTCGTCGAGGGCCGGTCTTTCTTTCGATGGCGACCACAGCCTAGAACACATAGCCAGCCAACTGGAAACGATCGAAGGCTCTCCTCTGCATTTTGCAGTTCGCGGAAACCCCAGCGTCACGTTCATGCCCTATTGGCAAATTTCTGAAGAAGAGTTCACATGCTATCCATGCGTACGTTCTTTGGCCTGA
- a CDS encoding TonB-dependent receptor: protein MRRRCLKMWWVALTMFSVLSLSLVAQHTSAGVNGTVTDAAGLVLPNTDVVLTNVDTNVAAHAKTNHSGYFAFVNINPGQYTMTITKQGFKTVVLPPFQLLVDQTFTANQKMDVGTVSETVTVDASAEGAMLQRSSSELGNVIEAKEIQNLPLNGRNFTQLMILSPGVTPISTAQGSGISTTDAGISAIPGTAFFKPSFFGQQNRETFYLMDGIVNTDLRGAIYGFLPIIDAMQEFKMQSHMDSAEFGVVTGGVINMLSRSGTNQFHGSIWEFDRNNLFDARNSFSDFCSVGRCAPGTPTTTPAPPGHYVQNEFGAAVGGPIFKDKLFFFGAYEGWRYSKPVLSQALVPTEQELGGDFSSTAYSYYQNPIFNPYSTTCSGGKCTVQRFQCDASGNPIAPNPNGIQTGGTPCLKVPTSLLNPTMQAYMKAYYLAPNAASSEPSGYNFVESRPNIDNNNSYQLRLDFHKSDKNFGFGRISQMWVYDTSPVAGTVSSNVSHYHAYNFGGGYTHVFGPNLIMDVRGGAMLKPYQFSQAAAPGGYSAAEQAGFSNLAQYGGMYINLAGPYSTSNAGHEGTLYRGNPVINGGGSITWIKASHTLKAGVDYMYQNRLQRNLYQQFTFSDSTTSNINASKTGNSLASALLGLPATFTAQNPDFSEDYFSMSLWSGYIQDSWRASSKLTINAGIRYDYIPAIHMLNDRLANALDIPNQRYIIQKQVAACTSTFSNPCIPGGLDSVPHNANIVFANGEQQAGAAIKDNIGPRLGFAYQAHDKTVVNGGVGILYDTITARSQWVQNNIEGPTWPWTTGISAQQVNFSQNGVWQGGAGNPLTQITSLEGNFPNPVIAATPWLSTGGGYVSAPNFKDQRAVEYNLQVQQQVGANSVFTLGYAGSKSTRLDFTGFANAASHASPAGTPLTTIDTYKYMPWMAPGWHYSTDTGYANYNALLAQFQKRMSRSLNTIISYTWSKNLDNSSGWFNAENGTGGGSVVQSFFTPRNAYGVSSYDTRHFFTWSTVYGLPFGKGQQWAQSGWLSYLLGGITANYVFQARSGQPYNLGVGGDPANISGDNGSVTGYSRPNVVGNPMQGSCGATPIGKRGASGVCEFNPSAFAIPSGSYGNMGKMIYRLPNYNNLDFSLVKVTPLYEGFNLELRAESFNTYNVVIPGGPGTTIGNSSAGLATTLGNTPRELQFGAKITF from the coding sequence ATGCGCCGAAGATGTCTCAAGATGTGGTGGGTAGCGCTGACGATGTTTTCTGTTTTGTCGCTATCCTTGGTGGCTCAGCATACGTCTGCTGGGGTAAATGGAACGGTTACGGATGCAGCCGGACTTGTACTGCCCAATACGGATGTGGTGCTGACGAACGTCGACACAAACGTAGCCGCGCATGCGAAGACGAATCACAGCGGGTACTTTGCATTCGTAAACATCAATCCTGGCCAATACACAATGACGATCACGAAGCAGGGATTCAAGACGGTGGTTCTGCCTCCATTCCAGCTTCTCGTCGACCAGACATTTACAGCGAACCAGAAGATGGATGTCGGCACAGTCAGTGAGACCGTCACGGTGGATGCCAGCGCCGAAGGTGCAATGCTTCAGAGAAGCTCGTCTGAGCTTGGAAACGTGATCGAGGCAAAAGAGATTCAGAACCTGCCGCTCAACGGGCGCAACTTTACCCAGTTGATGATTCTCTCGCCCGGCGTAACGCCTATTTCAACGGCCCAGGGATCGGGCATCAGCACGACGGATGCCGGCATCAGTGCTATTCCAGGCACTGCGTTTTTCAAGCCCTCGTTCTTTGGTCAGCAGAATCGCGAGACCTTTTATTTGATGGATGGAATCGTCAACACCGACCTTCGCGGTGCCATCTATGGGTTTCTGCCGATCATCGATGCGATGCAGGAGTTCAAGATGCAATCGCACATGGACAGCGCGGAGTTTGGAGTGGTGACGGGTGGAGTCATCAACATGCTTTCGCGGTCTGGCACCAATCAATTTCATGGTTCGATATGGGAGTTCGACAGGAACAATCTTTTTGATGCGCGCAATTCCTTCTCTGATTTCTGTTCGGTAGGCCGCTGCGCGCCTGGCACACCAACCACAACGCCTGCTCCGCCGGGACACTATGTACAGAACGAGTTTGGTGCGGCTGTCGGTGGGCCAATCTTCAAAGACAAGCTCTTTTTCTTTGGAGCTTATGAAGGCTGGCGTTACAGTAAGCCAGTTCTTTCGCAAGCGTTGGTTCCGACCGAGCAGGAGCTGGGAGGCGACTTCTCCAGCACGGCATATTCGTACTACCAGAATCCGATCTTCAATCCTTACTCGACCACATGCTCTGGAGGAAAATGCACGGTGCAGCGGTTTCAATGCGATGCTTCCGGTAATCCGATTGCGCCAAACCCCAATGGCATACAGACAGGGGGAACACCTTGCCTGAAGGTGCCTACATCTCTTCTGAATCCGACGATGCAGGCCTACATGAAGGCTTATTATCTTGCGCCCAATGCAGCAAGCTCCGAGCCGTCGGGATATAACTTCGTAGAGAGCAGACCTAACATCGATAACAACAATAGCTATCAGCTTCGGTTGGACTTTCATAAGAGCGATAAGAACTTCGGCTTTGGCCGAATCAGTCAGATGTGGGTCTATGACACTTCGCCAGTTGCAGGTACGGTGAGCTCCAATGTCTCGCACTATCATGCGTATAACTTCGGCGGCGGATACACCCACGTCTTCGGTCCAAATCTGATCATGGATGTACGAGGCGGAGCGATGCTGAAGCCTTATCAGTTCAGTCAGGCCGCCGCACCGGGAGGATACAGCGCAGCAGAGCAGGCAGGGTTTTCGAACCTGGCCCAGTATGGAGGCATGTACATCAATCTGGCTGGTCCGTACAGCACTTCGAACGCCGGCCATGAGGGCACTCTTTATCGCGGCAATCCTGTCATTAATGGCGGCGGCAGCATTACGTGGATCAAAGCCAGCCACACACTGAAGGCAGGCGTTGATTATATGTATCAGAATCGTCTGCAGCGCAACCTCTATCAGCAGTTCACGTTCAGCGATTCGACGACAAGCAACATCAATGCTTCGAAGACAGGCAATTCGTTGGCATCCGCTCTGCTAGGGCTTCCTGCGACCTTTACGGCACAAAACCCCGACTTCTCGGAGGACTACTTCAGCATGTCGCTGTGGTCGGGCTACATACAGGACTCTTGGCGAGCGTCTTCCAAACTGACGATTAACGCAGGTATCCGGTACGACTACATCCCTGCAATCCACATGCTGAATGACAGGCTGGCCAACGCTCTCGACATTCCGAATCAGCGATACATCATTCAGAAACAAGTGGCTGCATGTACTTCAACGTTCTCAAATCCTTGCATCCCTGGAGGACTTGATTCTGTACCTCACAACGCCAATATCGTCTTCGCAAATGGAGAGCAGCAGGCTGGGGCAGCTATCAAGGACAACATCGGTCCGAGGCTAGGTTTTGCATACCAGGCGCATGACAAGACTGTTGTGAATGGCGGAGTCGGTATTCTGTACGACACCATCACGGCCCGCAGCCAATGGGTACAAAACAATATCGAAGGCCCGACATGGCCTTGGACGACCGGCATCTCGGCACAGCAGGTTAACTTCTCTCAAAATGGTGTCTGGCAAGGAGGCGCAGGCAATCCTCTCACGCAGATCACCAGCCTTGAGGGCAACTTTCCCAATCCAGTGATCGCGGCCACGCCATGGCTTTCTACCGGTGGTGGCTACGTGAGCGCGCCTAACTTCAAGGACCAGCGCGCTGTCGAGTACAACCTGCAAGTGCAGCAGCAGGTTGGAGCGAACTCGGTCTTCACTCTCGGATACGCGGGTTCGAAGAGCACACGGCTGGACTTCACCGGTTTTGCGAACGCGGCGTCTCATGCTTCCCCTGCTGGAACACCGCTGACAACGATCGATACTTACAAATACATGCCGTGGATGGCGCCTGGATGGCACTATTCGACGGATACCGGATACGCCAATTACAACGCGCTGCTTGCACAGTTCCAAAAGCGCATGTCCCGTTCATTGAACACGATTATCTCCTACACCTGGTCGAAGAACCTGGACAACAGCAGCGGATGGTTCAATGCGGAGAATGGAACTGGAGGCGGGTCGGTTGTGCAGAGCTTCTTTACGCCTCGAAACGCGTATGGAGTCTCGTCGTATGACACTCGCCATTTCTTCACCTGGAGCACTGTCTATGGGCTGCCGTTTGGAAAGGGGCAGCAATGGGCGCAGAGTGGATGGCTCTCATATCTCCTCGGAGGAATCACTGCTAACTATGTCTTCCAGGCACGCTCAGGTCAGCCGTATAACCTTGGCGTAGGAGGTGATCCGGCAAATATCTCCGGCGACAATGGCTCCGTGACGGGGTACTCCCGGCCGAACGTTGTCGGTAATCCGATGCAGGGATCTTGCGGGGCCACTCCAATCGGTAAGCGCGGCGCTAGCGGCGTCTGCGAATTCAATCCCAGTGCCTTTGCTATTCCCAGTGGCTCTTATGGAAACATGGGCAAGATGATCTATCGCTTACCTAACTACAACAACCTGGATTTTTCGTTAGTGAAGGTGACGCCGTTGTACGAAGGTTTCAATTTGGAGCTTCGTGCCGAATCGTTCAACACCTACAACGTTGTTATTCCGGGTGGCCCGGGCACTACGATCGGAAACTCTTCTGCCGGACTAGCAACGACGCTCGGAAATACTCCGCGCGAGCTTCAGTTCGGTGCGAAGATCACGTTCTAA
- a CDS encoding endo-alpha-N-acetylgalactosaminidase family protein has product MRETDTDLNRRKLLKLGAAGIAVTGSRKIFPQLVAQEIRSGQQPVVLRSSSLEVTLDSANGLPLSYQLRRSGVVFRGESAGVPLKARVCRHHPWSFDDVEVRPASHSALRNRADFHFVSVSSGARAATFMLSYILEGNTVNVTLEGVREESGFELISLSMPTLVSVGEEDSAAWLAHGDDGGDMVVLREAQAGKLGLNTFWGEINGVLPVVMTGHSGAVCVQETTAYMDGTLLAVSGTAPNRSVSMGTTKVHRVDGGACYDMNLGRGKPRDCGNQATPNLLVEQRSACRLDFLEPSTSGTSLSWLDGARLVRARMPKIPNHFYDDKFIYGIRVDEPKFPKPSATFEHCEEMIRNIHAMTDGAPQLVHLWGWQFRGKDTGYPAVNVVNERVGGYDGMMHLMERAKPLNATVSLSDNYDDAYRSSPAWNEAMIARKPDGDLWKSREWTGEESYIQGLAKYMEGPGSERVRYTCERYKLPGTIHVDVLSYFAIRNDWDRKRPASGIRNLYAGRYKVLDEFKKHGVDVTSEGLRYPFIGKMSMSWYAGGPKPCPFGGKPIPMLSMVYRKSALWGRAKSIDTLSLLLMMFYGEAQHSIFNGSDSLDQMLDSFYLAMVPWFRLHPLNIEGFERNLDQTVTTLEGTGNHVDIDWKKQSYSVFLDGAEVARDGATFCPLGKDRIAMYSVTDASLTATLPADWNPGEVAATVLSPTGRESANLQHIGQRVTVDVQARQPVMIYRKALPDDRA; this is encoded by the coding sequence ATGCGCGAAACCGATACAGATCTAAATCGTAGAAAGCTATTGAAGCTCGGTGCTGCTGGTATTGCAGTTACGGGTAGCCGGAAGATATTTCCGCAGCTCGTCGCTCAGGAGATTCGCTCAGGGCAGCAGCCCGTGGTCTTGCGTTCTTCATCGCTTGAAGTGACGTTGGACAGCGCCAATGGTCTGCCGCTCTCGTACCAATTGAGAAGATCAGGCGTCGTCTTTCGCGGCGAAAGCGCTGGAGTTCCTCTGAAAGCGCGCGTCTGCCGTCATCATCCGTGGTCGTTCGATGATGTCGAAGTACGGCCAGCGAGCCATTCGGCCTTACGAAACAGGGCGGACTTTCACTTTGTGTCGGTAAGCTCCGGCGCACGAGCCGCAACATTCATGCTGTCTTACATCCTTGAAGGCAATACAGTTAACGTGACATTGGAGGGCGTGCGCGAGGAATCCGGTTTCGAGCTGATCTCGCTCTCTATGCCAACGCTTGTAAGCGTAGGCGAAGAGGATAGTGCCGCCTGGCTAGCGCATGGCGATGATGGTGGAGACATGGTTGTACTCCGCGAAGCACAAGCAGGCAAGCTTGGCCTGAATACATTCTGGGGAGAGATCAACGGTGTTCTTCCTGTCGTCATGACGGGACACTCTGGCGCAGTGTGCGTGCAGGAGACAACCGCCTACATGGATGGAACTCTTCTCGCGGTCTCAGGTACAGCTCCAAATCGGAGCGTGTCCATGGGAACGACAAAGGTCCATCGCGTTGACGGGGGAGCCTGCTACGACATGAACCTGGGCCGCGGCAAGCCCAGAGACTGTGGTAATCAAGCGACTCCAAACCTGCTTGTTGAGCAGCGATCCGCGTGTCGTCTCGATTTCCTTGAACCGTCCACCTCCGGTACGAGTCTGAGTTGGCTTGACGGAGCGCGACTGGTGCGCGCACGAATGCCTAAGATTCCAAACCATTTTTACGACGACAAGTTCATCTATGGAATCCGGGTTGACGAACCGAAGTTTCCCAAACCGTCAGCTACTTTTGAACACTGCGAAGAGATGATTCGCAACATCCATGCAATGACCGATGGCGCGCCGCAACTGGTGCATCTGTGGGGTTGGCAATTCCGGGGTAAAGATACTGGCTATCCTGCGGTGAATGTTGTCAATGAGCGTGTCGGAGGCTATGACGGCATGATGCACCTGATGGAGCGGGCCAAGCCGTTGAATGCTACAGTGAGCCTTTCGGACAACTATGACGACGCCTATCGCAGCAGTCCTGCATGGAACGAAGCAATGATTGCGCGCAAGCCGGATGGCGATCTGTGGAAGAGCCGCGAGTGGACTGGAGAAGAATCCTACATTCAGGGGCTCGCAAAATATATGGAAGGGCCGGGTTCTGAGCGCGTTCGGTATACATGCGAACGATACAAACTGCCGGGAACAATCCACGTTGATGTGCTCTCATACTTTGCCATTCGCAACGACTGGGATCGCAAACGTCCTGCGAGTGGGATACGAAATCTCTATGCTGGCCGTTACAAGGTACTGGACGAGTTTAAGAAGCACGGAGTAGATGTCACTTCAGAGGGACTTCGTTATCCATTTATTGGAAAGATGAGCATGAGTTGGTATGCCGGAGGGCCAAAGCCATGTCCTTTTGGTGGCAAGCCCATTCCGATGCTTTCCATGGTCTATCGTAAAAGTGCTTTATGGGGACGCGCGAAAAGCATCGATACGCTTTCGCTTTTGCTAATGATGTTTTACGGTGAGGCGCAACACAGCATCTTCAATGGCAGCGATTCCCTGGACCAGATGCTCGATTCTTTCTATTTAGCAATGGTTCCGTGGTTCAGGCTTCATCCTCTCAACATTGAAGGATTCGAGCGTAACCTCGATCAGACCGTCACAACACTGGAAGGTACAGGCAACCACGTAGACATCGATTGGAAGAAGCAGAGTTACTCAGTATTCCTGGATGGAGCTGAAGTGGCGAGAGATGGCGCAACATTTTGTCCTCTTGGCAAAGACCGTATCGCGATGTATAGCGTTACAGATGCTTCACTCACTGCGACTCTTCCTGCTGACTGGAATCCTGGGGAAGTGGCGGCAACGGTTCTGTCGCCAACAGGAAGAGAGTCAGCCAATCTTCAGCATATTGGACAACGTGTAACTGTAGACGTACAAGCGCGTCAGCCGGTCATGATCTATCGAAAAGCATTGCCTGACGATAGAGCTTGA